The Saccopteryx leptura isolate mSacLep1 chromosome 2, mSacLep1_pri_phased_curated, whole genome shotgun sequence genome has a window encoding:
- the GIP gene encoding gastric inhibitory polypeptide: MVAMKISLLLVSLLLVVVLGDKEEGDSRFLTKARGSRPRSRRYAEGTFISDYSIAMDKIRQQDFVNWLLAQRGKKNDWKHNITQREAQALELAHQSNRKKEAREQQGSLPKTPSDEDLLKDLVIQELLAWMADPMELCGLRSQ, from the exons ATGGTGGCCATGAAGATCTCTCTGCTGCTGGTGTCCCTGCTCTTGGTAGTGGTGCTAGGAGATAAGGAGGAGGGTGATTCGAG aTTCCTCACTAAGGCCAGAGGCTCCAGACCTCGCAGCCGCAGGTACGCCGAGGGGACTTTCATCAGTGACTACAGTATTGCCATGGACAAGATTCGCCAACAAGACTTTGTGAACTGGCTGCTGGCACAGAGGGGGAAGAAGAATGA CTGGAAACACAACATCACTCAGAGGGAGGCCCAGGCCCTAGAGCTGGCCCATCAATCTAACAGGAAGAAGGAGGCCAGGGAGCAGCAGGG CTCCCTCCCCAAGACGCCCAGTGACGAAGATTTGCTCAAGGACTTAGTGATTCAAGAGCTGCTGGCCTGGATGGCGGATCCGATGGAGCTCTGCGGGCTCAG ATCTCAGTGA